Proteins co-encoded in one Echeneis naucrates chromosome 22, fEcheNa1.1, whole genome shotgun sequence genomic window:
- the srp14 gene encoding signal recognition particle 14 kDa protein, which yields MVLLENDSFLTELTRLFQKCRTSGSVVITLKKYDGRTKPVPRKGQSESFEPADNKCLLRASDGKKKISTVVSTKEVIKFQMAYSNLLRAHMDGLKKKDKKSKSKKTKATQ from the exons ATGGTGCTGCTCGAAAACGACTCG TTCCTCACTGAGCTCACACGACTTTTCCAGAAGTGCAGAACATCTGGCAGTGTTGTCATCACACTAAAGAAAT ATGATGGGAGGACCAAGCCAGTGCCCAGGAAGGGTCAGTCAGAGTCATTTGAACCAGCAGACAATAAATGTCTCCTCAGAGCGTCTGATGGCAAGAAGAAAATTAGCACAGTG GTCAGCACTAAAGAAGTAATCAAGTTTCAAATG GCATACTCCAACCTCCTTCGAGCTCACATGGATGGACTTAAGAAGAAAGATAAGAAGAGCAAAAGCAAGAAAACCAAAGCCACCCAGTGA
- the xgb gene encoding x globin: MGCAISGLAAKADFGEKNTEDAAALRPSEDQIQMIKDSWRVIRDDIAKVGIIMFVRLFETHPECKDVFFLFRDVQDLERLRTSRELRAHGLRVMSFIEKSVARLDQLERLEVLALELGKSHYHYNAPPKYYSYVGAEFISAVQPILKEQWTAELEEAWKTMFHYVTSLMKRGYKEESARQHHLTVSPKDRPEKRNTAL; encoded by the exons ATGGGCTGTGCAATATCGGGATTGGCGGCAAAAGCGGACTTTGGAGAGAAGAACACGGaggatgctgctgctctgcGTCCCAGCGAGGACCAGATCCAGATGATCAAGGACTCCTGGAGAGTTATCCGGGACGACATAGCTAAAGTTGGGATTATTATGTTCGTCAG GTTGTTTGAGACCCATCCTGAGTGCAAGGACGTTTTCTTCCTGTTCCGTGATGTCCAGGACCTAGAGAGGCTGCGTACCAGCCGGGAACTCAGGGCTCACGGCTTACG AGTGATGTCTTTCATCGAGAAAAGTGTGGCCAGACTAGACCAGTTGGAGCGACTGGAGGTTCTGGCTCTGGAGCTGGGGAAAAGCCATTATCATTACAATGCCCCACCTAAGTACTACAGT TATGTCGGAGCAGAATTCATCAGTGCCGTGCAGCCTATTCTGAAGGAGCAGTGGACAGCCGAGCTGGAGGAGGCGTGGAAG ACCATGTTCCACTATGTGACCAGCCTAATGAAGCGGGGGTACAAGGAGGAGAGCGCCCGACAGCATCACCTCACCGTCTCCCCAAAGGACAGACCAGAAAAGAGGAACACAGCACTATGA
- the pld4 gene encoding phospholipase D4 has product MPTAYTSLHDGSVSNKGRSTSCVTLAVVLGCLLVLGILLAIAVLERPPPPKDHEMLPQDAGGANVSMDQCSMALVESIPQYMKFEANATFGIPLDQVWKDLISLAADQVDVVSFYWTLTGEDINVNSSSDMPGKDILKELGDLPSRNVSVRVVISVPTVRTNSTDLDILKEKGVHVRRVNFGRLMKGVLHSKFWIVDRKHVFIGSANMDWRALTQVKEVGVVIYNCSSLAQDLHKIFQSYWVMGHPNSTLPRPWPSKYDTAINKHHPLLLEADNVSSSIYLSSSPPSFCPPSRTQDLEAILSIISEAQHFIDVSVMEYFPTTRFEKPLRYWPFIDDAIRMAAFENKVKIRMLISCGRDSDPAMLPFLQSLASLDSPQHNISIQMKLYIVPVGNQSDIPYSRVNHNKYVVTDKVAYIGTSNWSGDYFLTTAGVGLVISQQAPHSVWKTKALQSQLKAVFDRDWNSEFAVHLADLGQNPDCSLSR; this is encoded by the exons ATGCCTACTGCATATACAAGCCTTCATGACGGTTCTGTTTCAAATAAAGGG AGGTCGACCAGCTGTGTGACATTAGCTGTGGTTTTGGGCTGTCTGCTTGTTCTGGGGATTTTACTTGCCATCGCTGTTCTAGAGAGACCCCCGCCACCTAAAGATCATGAGATGCTCCCTCAGGACGCTGGCGGGGCCAATGTCTCCATGGACCAGTGCAG CATGGCTCTTGTGGAGAGTATTCCCCAGTATATGAAATTTGAAGCCAATGCAACATTCGGAATCCCCCTGGACCAAGTCTGGAAAGATCTAATCTCCTTGGCAGCAGACCAAGTGGATGTGGTCTCTTTTTACTGGACATTAACTGGAGAAGACATCAATGTTAACTCCTCCTCTGACATGCCT GGAAAGGATATCCTGAAAGAACTTGGGGATTTGCCCTCCAGGAACGTATCTGTCCGAGTGGTGATCAGTGTTCCAACAGTTAGAACAAACTCCACAGATTTAGATATTTTAAAAGAGAAAG GTGTTCACGTGAGGAGGGTGAACTTTGGACGCCTGATGAAAGGTGTCCTTCACAGTAAATTCTGGATTGTTGACAGAAAACATGTGTTTATTGGAAGTGCCAATATGGACTGGAGAGCTCTAACACAG GTGAAGGAAGTAGGAGTGGTCATCTACAACTGCTCCAGTCTGGCACAGGACCTCCATAAGATCTTCCAGTCCTACTGGGTTATGGGACACCCCAACAGCACTCTGCCAAGGCCATGGCCTTCAAAGTATGACACAGCCATCAACAAACACCACCCCCTGCTGTTGGAAGCTGATAATGTCTCCAGCAGTATTTACCTTTCA AGCTCTCCGCcatctttctgtcctccatcaaGGACCCAAGACCTGGAGGCGATTCTCTCCATCATCTCAGAGGCTCAACACTTCATTGATGTGTCTGTCATGGAGTATTTCCCCACCACACGCTTTGAAAAGCCTCTGAG ATACTGGCCATTCATTGATGATGCCATTAGGATGGCTGCGTTTGAGAATAAGGTCAAGATACGGATGCTGATCAGCTGCGGACGGGACTCTGATCCAGCCATGCTCCCCTTCCTTCAGTCTTTGGCCTCATTGGACAGCCCTCAGCACAATATCAGCATTCAGATG AAATTGTACATTGTGCCTGTAGGAAACCAGTCAGATATTCCATACTCCAGAGTCAACCACAATAAATACGTGGTGACGGATAAAGTGGCCTACATTG GTACTTCTAATTGGTCAGGGGACTATTTCCTGACCACAGCTGGAGTGGGCCTGGTCATTTCCCAGCAAGCTCCTCACTCTGTATGGAAGACCAAGGCCCTGCAGAGCCAGCTCAAGGCAGTTTTTGACAGAGACTGGAACTCTGAGTTTGCTGTGCACCTCGCTGACCTTGGGCAAAACCCAGACTGTTCTCTATCAAGATGA